A single window of Pyxicephalus adspersus chromosome 10, UCB_Pads_2.0, whole genome shotgun sequence DNA harbors:
- the LOC140339839 gene encoding uncharacterized protein: SEHPPTVRGSGEILGEKTLPRPEFRESFTSELSLTVHQGSHAREKRHSCSECGKSFVRKAKLETHFRSHTGERPYSCPICGKCFSDKDSVSRHQKLHTGEKPYSCSECGRCFTQQSKLITHKRSHTGEKPYSCYECGKSFSKKSNLSTHQRSHTGEKPYSCSECGKCFSDKTNLSRHQRLHTGEKPYGCPECGKCFAHKSDLVKHQRCHTGERPYSCYECGKSFSQKSDLSIHQRTHTGEKPYTCSECGKCFSDKAKLTRHQRLHTGEKPYCCPECGKCFSENNSLSKHQRLHTGEKLYSCSECGKSYPQKSELVRHLRSHTGEKPFSCPECGKHFSQKSNLYIHQRSHTGEKPYSCLECGKSFSHKSSLTVHQYCHMQEKPLPCLECGKCFAQSSCLTTHQKTQTTPEVYISLPV; encoded by the coding sequence TCTGAGCACCCCCCTACTGTGAGAGGTAGTGGGGAAATTCTGGGGGAGAAGACCTTGCCTAGACCTGAGTTCAGGGAAAGTTTTACGTCTGAACTGAGTCTTACTGTCCATCAGGGATCTCACGCAAGGGAGAAACGGCATTCCTGTTCtgagtgtggaaaaagttttgtaCGTAAAGCAAAATTGGAAACCCATTTCAGATCTCACACGGGGGAGAGGCCATATTCCTGTCCTatatgtggcaaatgtttttcagatAAGGACAGTGTTTCCAGGCATCAGAAATTGCATACAGgtgagaagccatattcctgctcTGAGTGTGGAAGATGTTTTACACAGCAATCAAAACTTATTACGCATAAAAGATCTCACACAGGAGAAAAGCCATATTCGTGCTACGAGTGTGGGAAGAGTTTTTCAAAGAAGTCCAATCTTTCCACACATCAGAGGTCTCACACTGGTGAGAAACCATATAGCTGCTCCGAGTGTGGAAAGTGTTTTTCAGATAAGACCAATCTTTCTAGACATCAGAGATTGCACACAGGGGAAAAACCGTACGGCtgccctgagtgtgggaaatgttttgcacATAAATCAGACCTCGTCAAACATCAAAGATGTCACACAGGAGAAAGGCCATATTCGTGCTacgagtgtgggaaaagtttttcaCAGAAGTCTGATCTTTCCAtacatcagaggactcacactGGTGAGAAACCGTATACCTGCTCCGAGTGTGGAAAGTGTTTTTCAGATAAGGCCAAACTTACAAGACATCAGAGACTGCACACAGGGGAAAAACCATATTGCTGCCctgagtgcgggaaatgtttttcagaaaataaCAGTCTTTCTAAACATCAAAGGCTGCACACAGGCGAGAAATTATATTCTTGCTCTGAGTGTGGAAAATCATATCCACAGAAATCAGAACTTGTTAGACATTTGAGATCTCACACGggagagaagccattttcctGCCCTGAATGTGGGAAACATTTTTCACAGAAGTCTAATCTTTATATACATCAGAGGTCTCATACAGGTGAGAAACCATATTCTTGCTtggagtgtgggaaaagtttctcACATAAGTCCAGTCTTACCGTACATCAGTATTGCCATATGCAAGAAAAGCCACTTCCGTGTCtggagtgtgggaaatgttttgcacAGAGCTCCTGTCTTACCACACACCAGAAAACCCAAACAACCCCTGAGGTGTATATTAGTTTGCCTGTTTGA
- the LOC140339108 gene encoding uncharacterized protein: protein MHQKSHKVGTHYSCSECGKLFNNKAHFLRHQRIHTGERPYSCLECGKSFSQKGNLLAHHRIHTGERPYLCLECGKSFTRKKVLRTHQRSHTGERPYPCPECGKNFFSKAYLLIHQRIHTGECPFSCSECGKGYADKSSFIRHQKTHTGERPYSCLECGKSFTEKGHLITHQRIHTGERPYPCTQCEKQFSSKAHLLIHQRIHTGERPFSCSECGKCYADRSSYLRHQRSHTGERPFSCQECGKSFTQKGQLLTHQRNHMGERPYSCSECGKCFTEKGNLLIHLRIHTGERPFSCSACGKSFTRKGHLIKHQRTHTS from the coding sequence ATGCACCAGAAAAGTCACAAGGTTGGAACCCAttattcatgttcagagtgtggaaaaCTCTTCAATAATAAAGCACACTTCCTTAGACACCAAAGAATTCACACTGGTGAACGTCCATATTCATGTttagagtgtgggaaaagtttcagTCAGAAAGGAAACCTCCTTGCACATCACagaattcacacaggagagcGTCCGTATTTATGTTTAGAATGTGGGAAGTCTTTCACTAGGAAAAAGGTGCTTCGTACACATCAGAGAAGTCACACAGGAGAACGTCCTTATCCATGTCCAGAGTGTGGTAAAAACTTCTTCAGCAAAGCGTACCTCCTTATACACCAAAGAATTCACACCGGTGAATGTCcattttcatgttcagagtgtggtaAAGGTTATGCTGACAAAAGCAGTTTTATTAGACACCAGAAAActcacacaggtgaacgtcccTATTCATGTTTGGAGTGCGGAAAATCATTTACGGAGAAGGGACACCTTATTACGCACCAGCGAATTCACACGGGTGAGCGTCCATATCCATGCACGCAGTGTGAAAAACAGTTCTCAAGCAAAGCACATCTCCTTAtacaccagaggattcacacgGGTGAGCGTCCATTTTCATGTTCTGAATGCGGGAAATGTTATGCCGACAGAAGCAGTTATCTTCGACACCAGAGAAGTCACACGGGCGAACGTCCTTTTTCATGTCAAGAGTGTGGAAAAAGCTTCACTCAGAAAGGCCAACTTCTTACACACCAGAGAAATCACATGGGTGAGCGTccatattcatgttcagaatgcgGAAAATGTTTCACTGAGAAAGGAAACCTTCTTATACACCttagaattcacacaggtgagcgtcctttttcatgttcagCTTGTGGGAAGAGTTTCACTCGAAAAGGACATTTGATTAAACACCAGAGAACGCACACCTCCTGA